A part of Liolophura sinensis isolate JHLJ2023 chromosome 1, CUHK_Ljap_v2, whole genome shotgun sequence genomic DNA contains:
- the LOC135470074 gene encoding uncharacterized protein LOC135470074: MKVKTTRVRGNPGGSWHLKPDNALAVINNNTTSERDSSFGTRYETPNLNNSRTLSSRRQTTTPVTPGVFRQKTQLNRHEQLDHIKKFTTYNEGKTTRVRGNLGGSWHLKPDNALAVINNNTTSQRDSSFGTRYETPNLNNSRTLSSRRQTTTPVTPGVFRQKTQLNRHEQLDHIKKFTTYNEGKTTRVRGNTGGSWHLKRDNALAVINNNTTSQRDSSFGTRYETPNLNNSRTLSSRRQTTTPVTPGVFRQKTQLNRHEQLDHIKKFTTYNEGKQHVYEENLGGSWHLKRDNALAVINNNTTSQRDSSFGTRYETPNLNNSRLFRPDDKTTTPVTPGVFRQKTQLNRHEQLDHIKKFTTYNEGKTTRVRGNPGGSWHLKRDNALAVINNNTTSQRDSSFGTTNLNNSRTLSSRRQTTTPVTPGVFRQRTQLNRNEEFGGTEAGVGSLQIPRAASRTYLDPNNVKYTKKSIPSTFSASTLAYADECC; encoded by the coding sequence ATGAAGGTAAAAACAACACGTGTACGAGGAAACCCTGGTGGATCATGGCATCTGAAGCCGGATAATGCTCTGGCCGTAATCAATAACAACACAACATCTGAGCGCGATTCGAGCTTTGGGACAAGATATGAGACACCAAACCTCAACAACAGTAGGACTCTTTCGTCCAGACGACAGACCACCACTCCTGTAACTCCTGGAGTGTTTCGTCAGAAAACTCAACTCAACAGGCATGAACAACTTGATCACATCAAGAAATTCACCACTTACAATGAAGGTAAAACAACACGTGTACGAGGAAACCTTGGTGGATCATGGCATCTGAAGCCGGATAATGCTCTGGCCGTAATCAATAACAACACAACATCTCAGCGCGATTCGAGCTTTGGGACAAGATATGAGACACCAAACCTCAACAACAGTAGGACTCTTTCGTCCAGACGACAGACCACCACTCCTGTAACTCCTGGAGTGTTTCGTCAGAAAACTCAACTCAACAGGCATGAACAACTTGATCACATCAAGAAATTCACCACTTACAATGAAGGTAAAACAACACGTGTACGAGGAAACACTGGTGGATCATGGCATCTGAAGCGGGATAATGCTCTGGCCGTAATCAATAACAACACAACATCTCAGCGCGATTCGAGCTTTGGGACAAGATATGAGACACCAAACCTCAACAACAGTAGGACTCTTTCGTCCAGGCGACAGACCACCACTCCTGTAACTCCTGGAGTGTTTCGTCAGAAAACTCAACTCAACAGGCATGAACAACTTGATCACATCAAGAAATTCACCACTTACAATGAAGGTAAACAACACGTGTACGAGGAAAACCTTGGTGGATCATGGCATCTGAAGCGGGATAATGCTCTGGCCGTAATCAATAACAACACAACATCTCAGCGCGATTCGAGCTTTGGGACAAGATATGAGACACCAAACCTCAACAACAGTAGACTCTTTCGTCCAGACGACAAGACCACCACTCCTGTAACTCCTGGAGTGTTTCGTCAGAAAACTCAACTCAACAGGCATGAACAACTTGATCACATCAAGAAATTCACCACTTACAATGAAGGTAAAACAACACGTGTACGAGGAAACCCTGGTGGATCATGGCATCTGAAGCGGGATAATGCTCTGGCCGTAATCAATAACAACACAACATCTCAGCGCGATTCGAGCTTTGGGACAACAAACCTCAACAACAGCAGGACTCTTTCGTCCAGACGACAGACCACCACTCCTGTAACTCCTGGAGTGTTTCGTCAGAGGACTCAACTCAACAGGAATGAAGAATTTGGTGGCACTGAAGCAGGTGTTGGAAGCCTACAGATACCACGGGCAGCTTCTCGCACATACTTGGATCCAAACAACGTGAAGTACACCAAGAAATCCATCCCTTCCACATTTTCCGCGTCAACGCTGGCGTACGCTGACGAGTGTTGCTAG
- the LOC135461643 gene encoding inward rectifier potassium channel 2-like, which yields MWNPQGFFPPLPKLKRLVQRNGRTNLAFQAITGKKEKFLKDTFTTLIESQWRWNLILFIGGFVISWHLFAAYYYSVEWAMSRNSNSSRSQPCITNVNTFISTLLFSIETQTTIGYGSRYVTESCPLVFLVVMLQSLFGIGSQVALAGIIVAKVKRGKKSASTVIFSNNACIYEEDGELLLAVRLADIRRSLTLLQAHARGQFIKKQYSASGHLPVKSYNLKMTGEDGQAFLFTAWPTVIVHRINQQSPLWKMSRDDFLQLNFELLVILEGVVTNTGNPFRACVSFLPWDISWGHRFIPLDFIEHEDCTNVDFANFHKTRAVKTPWCSAHDSQVHRVYQIRRVRGVTSVPASFLVSREAEIKHDAADTYLGSLTVIKGRDWL from the coding sequence ATGTGGAATCCTCAAGGTTTTTTTCCGCCATTACCCAAGCTGAAACGCCTCGTGCAGAGGAACGGAAGGACCAACTTGGCATTTCAGGCTATAACTGGCAAGAaggaaaaatttttgaaagacACTTTCACTACACTGATAGAGTCGCAGTGGCGTTGGAATTTGATCCTATTTATCGGGGGATTTGTTATTTCCTGGCATCTCTTCGCGGCTTATTACTACAGCGTGGAGTGGGCCATGAGCCGCAACAGCAACTCTAGTAGATCTCAACCGTGCATCACTAACGTCAACACCTTTATATCCACCTTACTCTTTTCCATCGAGACCCAGACGACGATTGGCTATGGGTCTAGGTACGTCACGGAGTCATGTCCTCTTGtcttcctcgtcgtcatgttaCAGTCGCTTTTTGGAATAGGTTCTCAAGTTGCTTTGGCAGGAATTATCGTCGCTAAAGTAAAACGGGGCAAGAAAAGTGCCAGCACAGTGATCTTCAGTAACAATGCGTGTATATATGAGGAAGACGGTGAGTTGCTCTTGGCAGTTCGTTTGGCGGACATACGCCGATCTCTAACACTGTTACAAGCACACGCCAGGGGCCAGTTCATCAAGAAACAGTATTCCGCCTCCGGCCATCTGCCGGTTAAGTCTTACAATCTCAAAATGACAGGAGAAGATGGGCAAGCCTTTCTGTTCACTGCATGGCCGACTGTTATCGTGCATAGGATAAATCAACAAAGTCCCTTGTGGAAAATGTCCAGAGATGATTTCCTTCAGCTGAACTTTGAGCTACTCGTCATTTTAGAGGGCGTCGTCACGAACACTGGCAATCCATTCCGGGCCTGTGTCTCATTCCTGCCTTGGGACATTTCATGGGGGCATAGATTTATCCCGCTTGATTTTATTGAACACGAGGATTGCACCAATGTTGATTTtgcaaactttcacaaaacgcGTGCAGTAAAAACGCCTTGGTGCAGTGCGCATGACTCACAAGTCCACCGCGTTTATCAGATCAGACGAGTTCGAGGTGTGACGTCAGTGCCAGCTTCTTTTCTAGTCTCTCGGGAAGCCGAAATTAAACATGACGCTGCCGATACTTACCTCGGCTCTCTTACTGTGATTAAAGGCCGTGACTGGTTGTGA
- the LOC135481826 gene encoding ATP-sensitive inward rectifier potassium channel 10-like codes for MAEAADGKKKKFQCLSNRLCSSTKTKRNHKRLVSKHGQFYVNLDKISLLEKMRKYTGDGVTTFLDIQWRWALLIFCMGYLLTWISFACYYFAFGHVHGDIVDEGHPGNFTPCVANVHSFTTAVLFSVESQHTIGYGYRAVTDECPHIITAVFFQFIIGLGVQCLIAGLVFAKLQRAKKRSETVLFSSLACVCYFNGKLRLSIRVGNLRPSHLLEVTAMGMLVKKKTTDEGDEIPFHQQFLDFRSESDGDNINLLWPAVLYHTIDENSPLKNVSSRAVLARYSELVVVLEGVVDSTSRTFQARTSYLPEEILYGYRFKCIAPLVKHDGLFRISYMDFNVVIQQHFLRQVSGDRQGPPILESRGCQTEDSDREEDIDDLRRQITASGFLSCDLRRSVSVDSLPEGITAELLGMRGDEVRSLNQTATEDTQT; via the coding sequence ATGGCGGAGGCTGCTGATGGGAAGAAGAAGAAATTCCAGTGCTTATCAAACAGGCTTTGTTCGTCGACGAAAACCAAACGAAATCATAAACGTCTGGTGAGTAAACATGGCCAGTTTTACGTGAATCTAGACAAAATCAGTCTTCTGGAGAAGATGAGGAAATATACTGGCGATGGAGTCACCACGTTTCTGGACATACAGTGGCGTTGGGCTCTGCTCATCTTCTGTATGGGATATTTGCTAACCTGGATAAGCTTCGCCTGTTATTACTTCGCCTTCGGCCACGTTCACGGGGATATCGTTGATGAGGGTCACCCCGGGAACTTTACCCCGTGTGTAGCCAATGTTCACTCCTTCACGACGGCCGTTCTCTTCTCTGTGGAGTCTCAGCACACCATTGGTTACGGCTACCGAGCAGTCACAGACGAGTGTCCCCACATCATCACGGCCGTCTTCTTCCAGTTCATCATCGGTCTTGGCGTCCAGTGTCTTATAGCAGGTCTGGTCTTTGCTAAACTCCAGCGAGCCAAAAAACGCTCGGAGACCGTCCTGTTTAGCAGTCTGGCATGTGTCTGTTACTTTAATGGTAAACTCCGACTGTCCATCCGCGTGGGCAATCTTCGACCTTCTCATCTGCTCGAAGTGACCGCCATGGGAATGTTGGTGAAGAAAAAGACAACTGACGAAGGGGACGAAATTCCTTTCCACCAACAGTTTCTAGACTTCAGATCAGAGAGTGACGGTGACAACATAAATTTGCTTTGGCCAGCTGTCCTCTATCACACCATAGACGAGAACAGTCCTCTGAAGAACGTGAGCTCGAGAGCAGTTCTGGCGCGGTACTCAGAGCTCGTGGTTGTATTAGAAGGTGTAGTTGACTCGACAAGCCGGACATTTCAAGCTAGGACATCATATTTGCCAGAAGAAATATTGTATGGATACCGCTTTAAGTGTATTGCTCCACTTGTAAAGCATGATGGTCTATTCCGGATTAGTTATATGGATTTCAATGTCGTGATACAGCAGCATTTTCTTCGACAGGTATCAGGAGATCGTCAGGGGCCTCCTATCCTGGAGTCACGTGGCTGTCAGACAGAGGACAGTGACCGAGAGGAAGACATTGATGATCTCAGAAGACAAATCACTGCCAGTGGTTTCCTTAGCTGTGACTTACGGAGGTCTGTATCAGTGGATAGTTTACCAGAGGGCATCACCGCGGAGCTTCTGGGTATGAGGGGTGACGAAGTCCGGAGCCTTAACCAAACAGCCACAGAAGATACGCAGACTTGA
- the LOC135481825 gene encoding ATP-sensitive inward rectifier potassium channel 10-like produces MGDQIPTLGLEQPVPGPEDLEIRGQKRLVSKHGQFYVNLDKISFLEKLRKYIGDGFTTFLDIKWRWTLLTFCMGYLLTWISFACYYFAFGHVHGDIVDEGHPGNFTPCVANVHSFTTAVLFSVESQHTIGYGYRAVTDECPHIIMAVFFQFIIGLGVQCLIAGLVFAKLQRAKKRSETVLFSSLACVCYFNGKLRLSIRVGNLRPSHLLEVTAMGMLVKKKTTDEGDEIPFHQEFLDFRSESDGDNINLLWPAVLYHTVDENSPLKNVSSRAVLARYSELVVVLEGVVDSTSRTFQARTSYLPAEILYGYRFKSISPRLRYDGLYQISYFDFNAIAPAHVRREVDRDLSRQLALESRSSQTRNRLSSASARLEKMAVVDQSDDLLEEQVSFDRSDSTSESGFTSSGGRHDFENGLAVGRMDLRSVAAGNTDPNNQDPSGRDCVRDTTL; encoded by the coding sequence ATGGGAGACCAGATCCCTACCCTTGGGTTGGAACAGCCGGTCCCAGGCCCAGAGGATCTGGAAATCAGGGGCCAGAAACGCCTGGTGAGTAAACACGGCCAGTTTTACGTGAATCTAGACAAAATCAGTTTTCTGGagaaactaagaaaatatattggcGATGGATTCACTACGTTTCTGGACATCAAGTGGCGCTGGACTCTGCTCACCTTCTGTATGGGATATTTGCTAACCTGGATAAGCTTCGCCTGTTATTACTTCGCCTTCGGCCACGTTCACGGGGATATCGTTGATGAGGGTCACCCCGGGAACTTTACCCCGTGTGTAGCCAATGTTCACTCCTTCACGACGGCCGTTCTCTTCTCTGTGGAGTCTCAGCACACCATTGGTTACGGCTACCGAGCAGTCACAGACGAGTGTCCCCACATCATCATGGCTGTCTTCTTCCAGTTCATCATCGGGCTTGGCGTCCAGTGTCTTATAGCAGGTCTGGTCTTTGCTAAACTCCAGCGAGCCAAAAAACGCTCGGAGACCGTCCTGTTTAGCAGTCTGGCATGTGTCTGTTACTTCAATGGTAAACTCCGACTGTCCATCCGCGTGGGCAATCTTCGACCTTCTCATCTGCTGGAAGTGACCGCCATGGGAATGTTGGTGAAGAAAAAGACAACTGACGAAGGGGACGAAATTCCTTTCCACCAAGAGTTCCTAGACTTCAGATCTGAGAGTGACGGTGACAACATAAATTTGCTTTGGCCAGCTGtcctctatcacactgtagaCGAGAACAGTCCGCTGAAGAATGTGAGCTCGAGAGCGGTTCTGGCGAGGTACTCAGAGCTCGTGGTTGTGTTAGAAGGTGTAGTCGACTCGACAAGCCGGACATTTCAGGCTAGGACATCGTATTTACCCGCTGAAATCCTTTACGGTTATAGATTTAAATCGATTTCCCCTCGGCTGCGATATGATGGTCTGTACCAGATCAGTTATTTTGATTTTAACGCCATTGCTCCCGCCCACGTGAGACGTGAAGTAGATCGTGATCTGTCCAGGCAGCTTGCGCTGGAATCGCGTTCTTCGCAAACCAGGAATAGACTCAGCAGTGCTTCTGCCAGACTGGAGAAGATGGCTGTAGTCGATCAATCAGACGACCTTTTAGAGGAGCAGGTATCCTTTGACCGCAGTGATTCCACCAGTGAGAGTGGCTTTACTTCAAGCGGCGGTAGAcatgactttgaaaatggtttagCAGTCGGACGGATGGACCTGCGGTCGGTGGCCGCAGGAAACACTGATCCTAATAACCAGGATCCATCTGGGAGGGACTGCGTTCGGGATACAACCTTGTAA